A single Aspergillus puulaauensis MK2 DNA, chromosome 7, nearly complete sequence DNA region contains:
- a CDS encoding uncharacterized protein (COG:O;~EggNog:ENOG410PK3K;~InterPro:IPR013087,IPR009060,IPR001012,IPR015940, IPR029071;~PFAM:PF00789,PF00627;~go_function: GO:0005515 - protein binding [Evidence IEA]), producing MATSDLDQLIEMGFDKERAELAVKKSGGLQGALEWLEQNQDKSLEEIKAASAGADDDEEGPALQPGEEARSLLCNECGKKFRSQAQAEFHASKTEHVDFAESTEEVAPLTEEEKKARLQELREKLAVKRAGQSEQDKVDKKRNEEIRRKATKESQDAKEELEKKQRMKEAAKKKQEKQDEIEAKRRVKAKIEADKEERRLRVEREKAERAGVAPPSQPAAAPAPTTSGPVASKPASAYTEARLRFQTPKGNVMKTLPVETTLFEVAAALKSEDGIDVSSFRQNFPRKVFNSEFFGESLKDLGLVPSASLVVE from the exons ATGGCTACCTCAGACTTAGATCAGCTCATCGAGATGGGCTTCGATAAGGAGCGCGCCGAGTTGGCGGTGAAGAAGAGTGGCGGAC TCCAAGGAGCTCTCGAATGGCTGGAACAAAATCAGGACAAATCGCTCGAAGAAATAAAGGCGGCAAGTGCAGgagccgacgacgacgaagaggggcCCGCACTCCAACCTGGCGAAGAGGCCCGCAGCTTGCTCTGCAATGAATGCGGGAAGAAATTCCGAAGCCAGGCACAGGCCGAGTTTCACGCTTCAAAAACTGAACATGTTGATTTTGCCGAGTCGACGGAAGAGGTTGCGCCACTGAccgaagaggaaaagaaggccaGACTTCAGGAGCTCAGGGAGAAGCTGGCAGTCAAACGCGCGGGCCAGTCAGAGCAGGACAAGGTTGACAAGAAGCGAAATGAG GAAATTCGAAGAAAGGCCACCAAGGAATCTCAGGATGCCaaggaggagctcgagaaaAAGCAGAGAATGAAAGAGGCGGCCAAAAAGAAGCAGGAGAAACAGGACGAAATCGAAGCTAAGCGTCGTGTCAAGGCCAAGATTGAGGCGGATAAGGAGGAGCGCCGACTAAGAGTCGAGCGTGAAAAGGCTGAGCGTGCTGGAGTTGCGCCTCCTAGTCAACCGGCCgctgcaccagcaccaacaacctcagGTCCTGTCGCATCTAAACCGGCCTCTGCTTATACAGAAGCTCGTCTCAGATTCCAGACGCCGAAGGGAAATGTCATGAAGACATTGCCGGTTGAAACTACACTATTCGAAGTGGCCGCGGCTTTGAAGTCAGAGGACGGTATTGATGTGTCCAGTTTCCGACAGAACTTTCCTAGAAAGGTGTTTAATTCTGAATTCTTCGGCGAGTCTCTTAAGGACCTTGGACTCGTACCTAGTGCTAGTCTTGTTGTCGAGTGA
- the SCS2 gene encoding putative integral ER membrane protein Scs2 (COG:U;~EggNog:ENOG410PNHZ;~InterPro:IPR013783,IPR016763,IPR000535,IPR008962;~PFAM:PF00635;~TransMembrane:1 (o262-281i);~go_component: GO:0005789 - endoplasmic reticulum membrane [Evidence IEA]), whose amino-acid sequence MSILLDPPELAFKRPFNREICQVLHLTNNNPDAVVFKVKTTAPKHYCVRPNSGRIEPGKHVEVQVLLQAMKDEPAPDAKCKDKFLVQTVAVTKDMEFANVSSIFEKATKSAVQERKIRVTWLAPEELLADDQADTNGTNAQDDELPAYSSPKGDFETPAAGLAKSPNASSPIPAPDFNDSAKREYSTPHVNDNKAAIATSPTASGAKPNSEYEARLSDANAQIQRLKDKLADQGLRQRKIGGETEKSPAALAQQTQSVEAGVPVKMVAGLCLLSFLIAYFFF is encoded by the exons ATGTCTATCCTTCTCGACCCCCCAGAGCTTGCGTTTAAAC GCCCCTTCAACCGCGAAATATGCCAGGTTTTACacctcaccaacaacaaccccgatGCTGTTGTCTTTAAG GTCAAAACCACCGCCCCTAAACA CTACTGCGTTCGACCAAACTCGGGGCGGATAGAGCCAGGAAAACATGTGGAAGTCCAGG TGCTATTGCAGGCCATGAAGGATGAACCAGCCCCTGATGCCAAGTGCAAGGACAAGTTCCTTGTCCAAACCGTCGCAGTCACAAAAGACATGGAATTCGCCAATGTCAGCTCTATC TTCGAGAAAGCCACCAAATCAGCTGTCCAGGAACGCAAGATACGAGTAACCTGGCTTGCTCCCGAAGAGCTATTGGCTGATGACCAAGCGGATACCAATGGCACG AATGCCCAAGACGATGAACTCCCCGCCTACTCTTCACCGAAAGGAGATTTTGAGACACCCGCTGCTGGGCTTGCCAAAAGCCCCAACGCCTCGTCCCCCATTCCCGCTCCGGATTTCAACGACAGTGCCAAACGTGAATATTCAACCCCACATGTTAACGACAACAAAGCGGCGATCGCGACATCTCCCACGGCGAGCGGGGCAAAGCCGAATTCCGAGTATGAGGCTCGACTGTCGGATGCCAACGCCCAGATTCAACGCTTGAAAGATAAGCTCGCAGACCAAGGCCTGAGACAACGGAAGATTGGCGGCGAGACTGAGAAGTCGCCGGCCGCCCTTGCGCAGCAGACCCAGTCTGTTGAGGCAGGCGTGCCGGTAAAGATGGTGGCAGGTCTATGCCTGCTAAGTTTCTTGATCGcctatttcttcttctag
- the MAP2 gene encoding methionine aminopeptidase 2 (COG:O;~EggNog:ENOG410PI4B;~InterPro:IPR000994,IPR036388,IPR036390,IPR002468, IPR036005,IPR001714,IPR018349;~MEROPS:MER0001728;~PFAM:PF00557;~go_function: GO:0070006 - metalloaminopeptidase activity [Evidence IEA];~go_process: GO:0006508 - proteolysis [Evidence IEA]): MAAQTSEKLEKLDLNGQNGDSAAAPAKAGQTEAGEAEDDSDDDADDTNAAATGATDGAAKKKKKRKPKKKKKGGAKVQSSPPRVPVSNLFSNGQYPEGEIVEYKNENSYRTTNEEKRYLDRMNNDFLQEYRQGAEVHRQVRQYAQKNIKPGQTLTEIAEGIEDSVRALTGHQGLEEGDNLKGGMGFPCGLSINHCAAHYTPNAGNKMVLQQGDVMKVDFGAQLNGRIVDSAFTMSFDPVYDPLLEAVKDATNTGIREAGIDVRMCDIGAAIQETMESYEVELNGTTYPIKPIRNLNGHNIDQHVIHGGKSVPIVKGGDQTKMEEGEVFAIETFGSTGKGYVREDMETSHYALVPNAPQVPLRLSSAKNLLNVINKNFGTLPWCRRYLDRLGQEKYLLGLNNLVSSGIVQDYPPLCDVKGSYTAQYEHTIVLRPTVKEVISRGEDY; the protein is encoded by the exons ATGGCTGCACAGACAAGTGAGAAGCTAGAGAAGCTTGACC TGAACGGTCAGAACGGCGACTCCGCCGCGGCCCCAGCGAAAGCGGGCCAAACGGAAGCcggcgaggcggaggacgACTCGGATGATGATGCAGACGATACCaatgctgctgctactgGTGCGACTGACGGAG CAgccaaaaagaagaagaagcgcaagccaaagaagaagaagaagggcggtgCCAAGGTTCAGAGCTCTCCCCCTCGGGTCCCGGTGTCAAACCTATTCTCGAACGGCCAGTACCCCGAAGGTGAGATCGTCGAATATAAGAATGAGAACTCGTATCGCACAACCAACGAGGAAAAACGCTATCTCGACCGCATGAACAATGACTTCCTGCAAGAGTATCGCCAGGGTGCCGAGGTTCACCGTCAAGTCCGCCAGTATGCGCAGAAGAACATCAAGCCCGGCCAGACCTTGACGGAGATCGCGGAGGGTATTGAGGACTCCGTCCGCGCTTTGACCGGTCACCAGGGTCTTGAGGAGGGCGACAACCTCAAAGGTGGCATGGGTTTTCCCTGCGGTTTGAGCATCAACCACTGCGCCGCTCACTACACCCCGAATGCGGGCAACAAAATGGTCTTGCAGCAGGGTGATGTGATGAAGGTTGATTTCGGAGCGCAGCTCAACGGACGTATTGTTGACAGTGCGTTTACCATGTCCTTTGACCCCGTGTATGATCCTCTGCTTGAGGCCGTCAAGGATGCTACCAATACTGGTATTCGC GAGGCTGGAATTGATGTTCGCATGTGCGACATCGGTGCCGCTATCCAGGAGACTATGGAGAGTTACGAAGTCGAACTAAACGGAACTACGTATCCCATAAAACCTATCCGTAACCTTAACGGCCATAACATCGACCAGCACGTCATCCACGGCGGCAAAAGCGTCCCTATCGTGAAAGGCGGAGACCAGACCAAGatggaagaaggtgaagttTTCGCTATTGAAACCTTCGGTAGTACCGGAAAGGGCTACGTGAGAGAAGAC ATGGAAACCTCTCACTATGCGCTGGTCCCGAATGCACCTCAGGTTCCTCTACGGTTGTCGTCTGCTAAGAACTTGCTGAACGTCATCAACAAGAACTTCGGCACTTTGCCCTGGTGCCGTCGCTATCTCGATAGACTGGGCCAGGAGAAGTATCTTCTTGGT CTGAACAACTTGGTTTCGTCTGGAATTGTCCAAGATTACCCGCCTCTTTGTGATGTCAAGGGCTCCTACACGGCCCAATACGAACAT ACCATCGTACTCCGGCCTACCGTAAAGGAGGTCATCAGCCGTGGAGAGGACTACTAA
- a CDS encoding sphingolipid delta(4)-desaturase family protein (COG:I;~EggNog:ENOG410PFG5;~InterPro:IPR013866,IPR011388,IPR005804;~PFAM:PF00487,PF08557;~TransMembrane:5 (o79-98i144-164o184-207i219-237o249-270i);~go_component: GO:0016021 - integral component of membrane [Evidence IEA];~go_function: GO:0042284 - sphingolipid delta-4 desaturase activity [Evidence IEA];~go_process: GO:0006629 - lipid metabolic process [Evidence IEA];~go_process: GO:0030148 - sphingolipid biosynthetic process [Evidence IEA]) has translation MASTVATSATPQLRVSASKNLRTASKPHDEEPSMQAPPPETSSVEDFFWSYTEEPHRSRRQAIIKAHPEVTKLCGPEPLTKYVVIGVVSLQICCAYLLRETSFFSWRFWLTAYVIGATSNQNLFLAIHEISHNLAFRSPMANRFLAIVANLPIGVPYSAAFRPYHLTHHKSLGVAGLDTDLPTAFEAFVLDSLLGKAFFCTFQIFFYAVRPMFIYSPPFTMIHSINLVIQLSFDYALTKLCNGSLLPVLYLLLSSFLAGSLHPCAGHFIAEHYFFSKLDHGTEPLQELNKQATTGEGQQKEHPLASLPPPETYSYYGPLNILTYNVGLHNEHHDFPAIPWTKLHALHRIASEFYEPLPCHRSWVWVIWTFILDKNVGPWCRVKRAQGGRIVGGGGGAGSNGRAGESAYAGPDEAGDGWKESEIQC, from the exons atggcctcgaCAGTCGCAACCTCCGCTACACCGCAGCTCCGCGTGTCGGCCTCCAAGAACCTCCGCACAGCTTCAAAACCACATGATGAGGAGCCTTCCATGCAAGCCCCGCCCCCGGAGACGTCCTCAGTCGAGGACTTCTTCTGGTCCTATACAGAGGAGCCGCACCGCTCAAGACGGCAAGCAATCATCAAAGCACATCCAGAG GTGACCAAGCTCTGCGGACCAGAGCCATTGACCAAATATGTGGTTATCGGTGTCGTTTCCCTTCAGATCTGCTGCGCATACCTTCTCCGCGAaacttccttcttctcctggcGGTTCTGGTTAACAGCGTATGTGATCGGTGCAACCTCGAACCAgaacctcttcctcgccatccatGAAATATCCCATAATCTAGCTTTTCGGTCACCCATGGCCAACCGCTTCCTGGCTATAGTTGCCAATCTCCCAATCGGAGTGCCCTATAGCGCTGCCTTCAGA CCCTACCATCTCACCCACCACAAATCACTCGGCGTCGCCGGTCTCGACACCGATCTCCCCACAGCTTTCGAAGCCTTTGTTCTTGACTCTCTCCTCGGAAAGGCTTTCTTCTGTActttccagatcttcttctACGCCGTTCGCCCCATGTTCATCTACAGCCCGCCCTTCACCATGATCCACAGCATAAATCTCGTTATCCAACTCTCCTTTGACTACGCCCTAACGAAGCTCTGTAATGGCTCTCTCCTACCTGTTCTCTACCTCCTTCTCagctccttcctcgccggctCTCTCCACCCCTGCGCCGGCCACTTCATCGCAGAACACTACTTCTTCTCAAAGCTCGACCACGGCACCGAGCCGCTCCAGGAACTAAACAAACAAGCCACAACAGGCGAAGGACAACAAAAAGAACACCCCCTAGCATCCCTCCCTCCACCAGAGACATACTCCTACTACGGACCCCTCAACATTCTCACCTACAACGTCGGCCTCCACAACGAACACCACGACTTCCCCGCCATCCCCTGGACAAAACTCCACGCCCTCCACCGTATTGCCAGTGAGTTCTACGAACCTTTACCCTGCCACCGaagctgggtctgggtcaTCTGGACCTTCATCCTAGACAAGAATGTCGGCCCCTGGTGCCGTGTTAAGCGAGCACAAGGCGGTCGCATCGtaggcggcggtggtggcgcCGGTTCCAACGGCCGAGCGGGCGAGAGTGCCTACGCTGGACCTGACGAGGCCGGCGATGGGTGGAAGGAAAGCGAGATTCAATGTTGA
- the ASN1 gene encoding asparagine synthetase B (BUSCO:EOG09261145;~COG:E;~EggNog:ENOG410PH2V;~InterPro:IPR029055,IPR006426,IPR017932,IPR033738, IPR014729,IPR001962;~MEROPS:MER0034539;~PFAM:PF13522,PF13537;~go_function: GO:0004066 - asparagine synthase (glutamine-hydrolyzing) activity [Evidence IEA];~go_process: GO:0006529 - asparagine biosynthetic process [Evidence IEA]), whose translation MCGIFACHHHPDVKGFKPTALRMSKAVRHRGPDWSGNFIAEKTVLCHERLCIVGVDSGAQPLVNENGSLALAVNGEIYNHRILRKTLDADYNYKTHSDCEVILPLYMKYGLDAPKHLDGMFAWVLFDKEQDRVVAARDPIGICSFYIGWSSQTPGAVYFASELKSLHPVCDKVETFPPGHVFDSKTGEFSRYFQPSWWDPTNVPNTPIDYMAIRESLTKSVRKRLMAEVPYGVLLSGGLDSSLVASIAQRETKRTQSASNGVKSEANGQLVGIDDENELSTVNSFQQLQSFSIGLPGAPDTEAAMEVAKFLGTKHHALTFTVEDGLNALSDVIYHLETYDVTTIRASTPMYLLSRKIKGLGVKMVLSGEGSDEIYGGYLYFHAAPNREEFHKETVRRVKNLHLADCLRANKSTSAWGLEARVPFLDKAFVETSMSVDPKEKMITKDRIEKYILRKAFDTSDEPDVESYLPDKILWRQKEQFSDGVGYSWIDGLKDNAELHVTDEMMKNPKPEWGNDIPDTKEAYWYRMMFDEHFPPSCAGTVERWVPTWSKQSDPSGRAISTHNAKYDSTE comes from the exons ATGTGTGGTATCTTCGCGTGTCATCA TCACCCTGATGTGAAGGGCTTCAAGCCTACAGCTTTGCGCATGTCAAAGGC TGTGCGCCATCGCGGACCGGATTGGA GTGGAAACTTCATCGCCGAAAAGACTG TTCTTTGCCACGAGCGTCTCTGcattgtcggtgtcg ACTCCGGTGCGCAACCCCTCGTCAACGAAAATGGATCCCTCGCCCTGGCCGTCAACGGTGAGATCTACAACCACCGTATCCTGAGAAAGACTCTGGACGCGGACTACAACTACAAGACACATTCGGACTGCGAAGTCATCCTCCCTCTG TATATGAAATATGGTCTCGATGCGCCCAAGCATCTTGATGGTATGTTCGCGTGGGTTTTGTTCGACAAGGAGCAGGATAGGGTTGTTGCAGCACGTGATCCCATCGGTATCTGCAGTTTCTATATCGGTTGGTCATCTCAGACTCCCGGAGCCGTTTACTTCGCCTCCGAGTTGAAGAGTTTGCACCCAGTTTGCGACAAGGTCGAGACTTTCCCCCCTGGCCATGTCTTTGACTCCAAGACCGGTGAATTCTCCCGGTATTTCCAGCCCTCATGGTGGGATCCCACCAACGTCCCCAACACCCCAATCGACTACATGGCCATTCGCGAGTCTCTCACGAAATCCGTCCGGAAGCGTCTGATGGCGGAGGTTCCGTACGGTGTCCTGCTGTCTGGTGGTCTTGACTCCAGTTTGGTTGCCTCGATCGCCCAGCGCGAGACCAAGCGCACGCAGTCCGCTAGCAACGGCGTCAAGAGCGAGGCCAACGGTCAGTTGGTCGGCATTGATGACGAGAACGAGCTCTCAACAGTCAACTCCTTTCAGCAGCTGCAATCCTTCTCGATTGGTCTTCCTGGGGCCCCCGACACCGAGGCTGCTATGGAGGTGGCTAAGTTCTTGGGAACCAAGCACCACGCCCTGACTTTCACCGTTGAAGACGGTCTTAACGCTCTTTCCGACGTTATCTACCACCTGGAAACATATGATGTGACCACTATCCGAGCTTCTACCCCCATGTACCTGCTCAGCCGCAAGATCAAGGGTCTGGGAGTCAAGATGGTTCTGAGTGGTGAGGGAAGCGACGAGATTTACGGTGGATATCTTTACTTCCATGCCGCCCCCAACAGGGAGGAGTTTCACAAGGAGACTGTCCGACGTGTGAAGAACTTGCATCTTGCAGACTGTCTCAGAGCCAACAAGTCAACATCGGCATGGGGCTTGGAAGCACGTGTTCCTTTCCTCGACAAGGCTTTCGTCGAGACATCGATGTCGGTTGACCCTAAGGAGAAGATGATCACAAAGGACCGTATCGAGAAATACATCCTGCGCAAGGCGTTTGACACCTCCGATGAGCCCGATGTCGAGTCCTACCTCCCCGACAAGATCCTCTGGCGCCAGAAGGAACAGTTCAGTGATGGTGTCGGCTACAGCTGGATCGATGGCCTTAAGGACAACGCCGAGCTTCACGTCACTgatgagatgatgaagaaccCCAAGCCTGAGTGGGGTAACGATATCCCAGATACCAAGGAAGC TTACTGGTACCGTATGATGTTCGACGAGCACTTCCCGCCGTCCTGCGCAGGCACAGTCGAGCGCTGGGTCCCCACATGGTCGAAACAGAGCGATCCTAGCGGAAG AGCCATTTCCACCCACAACGCCAAATACGACAGCACCGAATAG
- a CDS encoding DnaJ domain protein (COG:O;~EggNog:ENOG410PQU2;~InterPro:IPR001623,IPR036869,IPR018253;~PFAM:PF00226;~TransMembrane:1 (i277-298o)), whose protein sequence is MPFPRHLRTPISQFLLDNSHCPQGFAQHDHISPTSNARSHGQGYTRKAPFSTTSSRSLASSREPTHYEILDVPVTATPAEIKKQFYSLSLRHHPDRNPDDPKASSRFAKINSAYQILSNNTKRSTYDRDHGIHAHASQSTHSTATPGQHPMGSHSSHSSHASYFGSRPASGLSKRRGVFRGPPPSFYAHGGYGNRRAPPGAAGAAGGGSYSGSAAGAAGGAGKEDDPTSFIDRNRVSHFNARGHYRTQTAEDARRQQRRSRTEADINEQHIGSRGDFAVRFIAVSSILVGAGALSGFIRWPSNTGVEKSGKTKSAKVKSG, encoded by the exons ATGCCTTTTCCCCGCCATTTGAGGACGCCAATTTCTCAATTTCTCCTCGACAATTCTCACTGTCCGCAAGGCTTCGCCCAGCACGACCACATCTCTCCTACTTCCAACGCCCGCAGTCATGGACAAGGATACACACGCAAAGCTCCCTTCTCAACAACGAGCTCCCGGTCTCTCGCCTCATCGCGAGAACCAACTCACTACGAGATTCTCGACGTTCCGGTAACAGCCACGCCCGCCGAAATCAAGAA ACAATTCtactccctctccctccgccaccacccAGACCGCAACCCCGACGATCCCAAAGCCTCCTCCCGCTTCGCCAAAATCAATTCCGCCTACCAAatcctcagcaacaacacaAAGCGCTCAACCTACGACCGCGACCACGGAATCCACGCCCACGCCTCCCAATCCACCCACTCCACCGCAACGCCCGGTCAACACCCCATGGGCAGCCacagcagccacagcagccACGCATCGTACTTCGGCTCGCGACCTGCAAGTGGCCTAAGCAAACGGCGGGGTGTATTCCGGGGTCCACCACCGAGTTTCTACGCGCACGGCGGGTACGGAAATAGAAGGGCGCCTCCGGGTGCCGCGGGCGCTGCTGGCGGGGGTTCATATTCAGGTTCTGCGGCCGGTGCTGCGGGCGGCGCCgggaaagaagacgatcCGACGTCGTTTATAGATCGGAATCGGGTTTCGCATTTTAATGCGCGGGGGCATTACCGGACGCAGACGGCGGAAGATGCGCGGCGACAGCAGCGGCGGTCGAGGACGGAGGCCGATATCAATGAGCAGCATATAGGCAGTCGCGGGGATTTCGCAGTGCGGTTTATCGCGGTCTCGAGCATTCTTGTGGGTGCGGGTGCGTTATCGGGGTTCATCCGATGGCCGAGTAATACTGGGGTCGAGAAGTCGGGGAAGACGAAATCTGCAAAAGTGAAGAGTGGCTGA
- a CDS encoding porin (BUSCO:EOG09263OXI;~COG:P;~EggNog:ENOG410PVZE;~InterPro:IPR001925,IPR027246;~PFAM:PF01459;~go_component: GO:0005741 - mitochondrial outer membrane [Evidence IEA];~go_function: GO:0008308 - voltage-gated anion channel activity [Evidence IEA];~go_process: GO:0055085 - transmembrane transport [Evidence IEA];~go_process: GO:0098656 - anion transmembrane transport [Evidence IEA]), which produces MAAPAAFSDIAKAANDLLNKDFYHGSAASLEVKSKAPNGVTFNVKGKSAHEGPIAGSLEAKYVDAPTGKGPHNRKQKPPNPKSPRKPDKALVNIARSHRLSPSTRIILSSRVAEHRLMLIVSPCSGLTLTQAWTTANALDTKLELDNNIAKGLKAEIVTQYLPAKQSKGAKLNLHFKQPNVHTRAFFDLLNGPSANFDAVLGHEGFLVGAEGGYDVQKAAITKYSAAVGYSVSQYSAAITAANNLTVFSASYYHRVNAQVEAGAKATWDSKTGNSVGLEVASKYRLDPSSFAKVKINDRGIAALAYNVLLRPGVTLGLGASFDTQNLNQAAHKVGASFTFEA; this is translated from the exons AtggctgctcctgctgctttCTCCGATATCGCCAAGGCGGCCAACGAT CTCCTCAACAAGGATTTCTACCACGGCTCTGCTG CCAGCCTCGAGGTCAAGTCCAAGGCCCCCAATGGCGTCACCTTCAACGTGAAGGGCAAGTCTGCCCACGAGGGTCCCATCGCTGGTAGC CTCGAGGCCAAATATGTCGATGCTCCTACTGGTAAAGGCCCCCATAATCGCAAACAAAAACCACCCAACCCCAAATCTCCTAGAAAGCCTGACAAAGCGCTCGTGAATATCGCACGCTCTCATCGCTTGTCACCATCCACCAGAATTATTCTGTCGTCAAGGGTTGCCGAACATAGATTGATGCTAATTGTCTCTCCTTGCTCAGGCCTCACCCTCACACAGGCCTGGACTACCGCCAACGCCCTCGACACCAAGCTCGAGCTCGacaacaacatcgccaagggTCTCAAGGCTGAGATCGTCACCCAGTACCTCCCTGCTAAGCAGTCCAAGGGTGCCAAGCTCAACCTCCACTTCAAGCAGCCCAACGTGCACACCCGTGCTTTCTTCGATCTCCTCAACGGCCCCTCCGCCAACTTCGACGCTGTTCTCGGCCACGAGGGCTTCCTTGTCGGTGCTGAGGGTGGCTATGACGTCCAGAAGGCCGCCATCACCAAGTACTCCGCTGCCGTCGGCTACAGCGTTTCCCAGTACTCTGCTGCCATCACCGCTGCCAACAACCTGAccgtcttctccgccagCTACTACCACCGCGTCAACGCTCAGGTTGAGGCTGGTGCTAAGGCCACCTGGGACTCCAAGACCGGCAACTCCGTCGGCCTCGAGGTTGCTAGCAAGTACCGCCTTGACCCCTCTTCCTTCGCCAAG GTCAAGATCAACGACCGTGGTATTGCCGCTCTGGCCTACAACGTTCTCCTCCGCCCTGGTGTCACCCTCGGCCTTGGTGCTTCTTTCGATACCCAGAACCTTAACCAGGCTGCTCACAAGGTCGGCGCCAGCTTCACCTTCGAGGCTTAA